One window from the genome of Gimesia aquarii encodes:
- a CDS encoding helix-turn-helix domain-containing protein, translating into MEPVKCIIGFTVAAERWDVSDKAIRNWIKKGLPVSGSQRRRVFDVSECDAWVASYRDEMLISREEYELFAAECVIEARDQMLTLPKEMRRHLCKKCQSKVKEMQTMIEQTLQRLSEIEEGPKK; encoded by the coding sequence ATGGAGCCGGTCAAATGTATCATTGGATTTACTGTCGCTGCCGAACGGTGGGACGTGAGCGACAAGGCGATTCGGAACTGGATCAAAAAAGGACTTCCGGTTAGCGGATCTCAACGAAGGAGAGTTTTCGATGTTTCTGAGTGTGATGCGTGGGTGGCATCTTATCGCGATGAGATGCTGATCAGTCGGGAAGAATACGAGTTGTTTGCCGCAGAATGTGTGATCGAGGCCCGCGACCAGATGTTGACACTACCAAAGGAAATGCGGCGGCATCTCTGCAAAAAGTGTCAGTCAAAAGTGAAAGAGATGCAAACAATGATTGAGCAGACATTGCAGCGGTTATCTGAAATCGAAGAGGGACCGAAAAAATGA